The Oncorhynchus kisutch isolate 150728-3 linkage group LG20, Okis_V2, whole genome shotgun sequence genome has a segment encoding these proteins:
- the LOC109865204 gene encoding rho GTPase-activating protein 44 isoform X5, producing the protein MKKQFNRMRQLANQTVGRAEKTEVLSEDLLQVEKRLELVKQVSHSTHKKLTACLQGQQGVDVEKRSVRSPSKKLPLTTLAQCLVEGAAVLGDDSLLGKMLKLCGETQEKMAQELILFEFTIDRDVVDPLYELAEVEIPNIQKQRKQLAKLVLDMDSARTRFHQSSKSGMSSNVQPGAKGEHLREEMEEAANRMEICRDQLSADMYNFVAKEIDYASYFQALIEVQAQYHRKSLELLQNILPQIKAHQETWVEKPCYGKPLEEHLALSGRDIAFPIEACVTMLLECGMQEEGLFRVAPSASKLKKLKASLDCGVMDVQEYSVDPHAIAGALKSYLRELPEPLMTFELYDEWIQASNIQDQDKRLQALLTACEKLPLANGNNFKYLVKFLAKLDDYQDENKMTPGNIAIVLGPNLLWTTQEGNITEMMTTVSLQIVGIIEPIIQHADWFFPGEIEFNVTGNYGSPVHTNHNANYSSMPSPDMDHSDRKHNDQSRRPLSVATDNMMLEFYKKDGSVRKIQSMGVRVMDTSWVSRRGSSSARKSSSTPLGVQPPLPPSDALIPEQGEISASPSPTLPPASSDRASTLKNNELSPVIGQKGFQGTALSGGLSQHSSDHSPHTLRRAKKLAPIPPKPYSQSGGMSDQSTGQPSPVSLSPTPPSTPSLYGFSYPQGYATIGSPGQAQTATPSLSSPPSLAGTLTKARPTPKPPRQRPSLPPPQPPSTPGSSPQPLEHGGGLLDGLSPGESMSTAV; encoded by the exons AGCTGAAAAAACTGAAGTATTAAGTGAAGATCTGCTACAG GTGGAGAAGCGGCTGGAGCTGGTCAAACAGGTGTCCCACAGCACCCACAAGAAGCTGACTGCCTGTCTGCAGGGCCAACAGGGGGTGGATGTGGAGAAAAGGTCTGTCAGATCGCCCTCG AAAAAGCTGCCCCTTACAACGCTAGCGCAATGCCTGGTGGAGGGAGCTGCAGTGTTGGGCGATGACTCACTATTGGG GAAGATGCTAAAACTGTGTGGCGAGACACAGGAGAAGATGGCTCAAGAGCTCATCCTGTTTGAGTTCACCATTGACAGAGACGTGGTGGACCCCCTGTACGAACTAGCCGAG GTGGAAATCCCCAACATCCAGAAACAAAGGAAACAATTAGCAAAACTGGTTCTGGACATGGATTCGGCACGCACAAG gTTCCACCAGTCCTCCAAATCGGGTATGTCCAGCAACGTGCAGCCAGGGGCCAAGGGCGAGCACCTCAGGGAAGAGATGGAAGAGGCAGCCAATCGAATGGAGATCTGTCGA GATCAATTATCAGCAGACATGTACAATTTTGTGGCCAAAGAAATCGACTATGCAAGCTACTTTCAGGCA ttgATAGAGGTGCAGGCACAGTACCACAGGAAGTCGTTAGAGCTCCTCCAGAATATTCTGCCTCAGATTAAAGCCCACCAGG agacctgggtggagaAGCCGTGCTATGGGAAACCCTTAGAGGAGCACCTAGCCCTCAGCGGACGGGACATTGCCTTTCCTATTGAAGCCTGTGTCACCATGCTGCTGGAGTGTGGCATGCAGGAAGAG GGCCTGTTCAGAGTAGCGCCGTCTGCGTCCAAACTGAAGAAGCTCAAGGCGTCTCTCGACTGTGGGGTTATGGACGTTCAGGAGTATTCTGTAGACCCTCACGCCATCGCAG GTGCTTTGAAATCCTACCTACGGGAACTCCCTGAGCCACTGATGACCTTTGAACTTTACGACGAATGGATTCAAGCTTCCAA CATTCAAGACCAGGACAAGAGACTCCAAGCCCTCCTCACAGCCTGCGAGAAACTACCCCTGGCCAACGGCAACAACTTCAA GTATTTAGTCAAGTTCCTCGCCAAATTGGATGACTACCAGGACGAAAATAAAATGACCCCTGGGAATATTGCAATTGTCTTAGGCCCCAACCTGCTGTGGACAACACAGGAAGG gaacATTACAGAGATGATGACCACTGTGTCCCTGCAGATCGTAGGCATCATTGAGCCCATCATCCAGCACGCTGACTGGTTCTTCCCTGGAG agATTGAGTTTAATGTCACAGGAAACTATGGCAGCCCGGTCCACACCAATCACAACGCCAACTACAGCTCCATGCCCTCTCCGGATATGGACCATTCAGACCGCAAGCACAATGATCAGAGCCGACGCCCACTCAGTGTGGCCACCGATAATATGATGCTGGAGTTCTATAAGAAGGATGG CAGCGTTAGGAAAATTCAAAG CATGGGGGTCAGGGTGATGGACACTTCTTGGGTGTCGCGCAGGGGCTCGTCGTCAGCGCGTAAAAGCTCCTCCACGCCCCTAGGTGTACAGCCCCCCCTCCCACCCTCAGACGCTCTCATACCTGAGCAGGGGGAGATCTCTGCGTCCCCCTCCCCAACCCTTCCTCCCGCTAGCAGTGACCGTGCCAG TACTCTGAAGAACAATGAGCTGTCTCCAGTGATTGGACAGAAGGGCTTCCAGGGAACGGCACTCTCTGGTGGGCTGTCACAGCACTCTTCTGACCATAGCCCTCACACCCTGAGAAGAG CTAAGAAGCTGGCCCCCATCCCACCTAAACCCTACTCTCAGTCTGGGGGAATGTCGGACCAGTCTACAGGTCAGCCGTCTCCAGTCAGCCTGTCCCCCACCCCTCCTAGTACCCCCTCCCTGTACGGCTTCAGCTACCCCCAGGGCTACGCCACCATCGGCTCCCCGGGACAGGCCCAGACcgccaccccctctctctcctcccctccctcgctAGCCGGCACCCTCACCAAGGCTAGGCCCACTCCCAAGCCTCCTCGGCAGAGGCCCAGCCTACCCCCGCCGCAGCCCCCCAGCACCCCTGGCTCCAGCCCCCAACCTCTTGAGCACGGTGGCGGCCTTCTGGATGGATTGTCTCCTGGAGAGAGCATGTCCACAG CGGTATGA
- the LOC109865204 gene encoding rho GTPase-activating protein 44 isoform X2 → MKKQFNRMRQLANQTVGRAEKTEVLSEDLLQVEKRLELVKQVSHSTHKKLTACLQGQQGVDVEKRSVRSPSKKLPLTTLAQCLVEGAAVLGDDSLLGKMLKLCGETQEKMAQELILFEFTIDRDVVDPLYELAEVEIPNIQKQRKQLAKLVLDMDSARTRFHQSSKSGMSSNVQPGAKGEHLREEMEEAANRMEICRDQLSADMYNFVAKEIDYASYFQALIEVQAQYHRKSLELLQNILPQIKAHQETWVEKPCYGKPLEEHLALSGRDIAFPIEACVTMLLECGMQEEGLFRVAPSASKLKKLKASLDCGVMDVQEYSVDPHAIAGALKSYLRELPEPLMTFELYDEWIQASNIQDQDKRLQALLTACEKLPLANGNNFKYLVKFLAKLDDYQDENKMTPGNIAIVLGPNLLWTTQEGNITEMMTTVSLQIVGIIEPIIQHADWFFPGEIEFNVTGNYGSPVHTNHNANYSSMPSPDMDHSDRKHNDQSRRPLSVATDNMMLEFYKKDGMGVRVMDTSWVSRRGSSSARKSSSTPLGVQPPLPPSDALIPEQGEISASPSPTLPPASSDRASSDDALDSCYAYPSPEEERPPPPYPSSSSCYPPLHHFYPRAPQCARPVAPGPESVPPGPSPPPPPRWSCYSPPPLPPSSCPSPSLQQLDINSNPKPCSLHLPKQSSLAEAPHAPPPLETNVSPLYIKIPLVLTRHDPSLGPHTSNLPLSAPPPWAACACSRERGAKLTSTLKNNELSPVIGQKGFQGTALSGGLSQHSSDHSPHTLRRAKKLAPIPPKPYSQSGGMSDQSTGQPSPVSLSPTPPSTPSLYGFSYPQGYATIGSPGQAQTATPSLSSPPSLAGTLTKARPTPKPPRQRPSLPPPQPPSTPGSSPQPLEHGGGLLDGLSPGESMSTDSFCNLDIPIINVELDGIFDEPKMAPYRNSVAVVRSTPKAESEEESESTIL, encoded by the exons AGCTGAAAAAACTGAAGTATTAAGTGAAGATCTGCTACAG GTGGAGAAGCGGCTGGAGCTGGTCAAACAGGTGTCCCACAGCACCCACAAGAAGCTGACTGCCTGTCTGCAGGGCCAACAGGGGGTGGATGTGGAGAAAAGGTCTGTCAGATCGCCCTCG AAAAAGCTGCCCCTTACAACGCTAGCGCAATGCCTGGTGGAGGGAGCTGCAGTGTTGGGCGATGACTCACTATTGGG GAAGATGCTAAAACTGTGTGGCGAGACACAGGAGAAGATGGCTCAAGAGCTCATCCTGTTTGAGTTCACCATTGACAGAGACGTGGTGGACCCCCTGTACGAACTAGCCGAG GTGGAAATCCCCAACATCCAGAAACAAAGGAAACAATTAGCAAAACTGGTTCTGGACATGGATTCGGCACGCACAAG gTTCCACCAGTCCTCCAAATCGGGTATGTCCAGCAACGTGCAGCCAGGGGCCAAGGGCGAGCACCTCAGGGAAGAGATGGAAGAGGCAGCCAATCGAATGGAGATCTGTCGA GATCAATTATCAGCAGACATGTACAATTTTGTGGCCAAAGAAATCGACTATGCAAGCTACTTTCAGGCA ttgATAGAGGTGCAGGCACAGTACCACAGGAAGTCGTTAGAGCTCCTCCAGAATATTCTGCCTCAGATTAAAGCCCACCAGG agacctgggtggagaAGCCGTGCTATGGGAAACCCTTAGAGGAGCACCTAGCCCTCAGCGGACGGGACATTGCCTTTCCTATTGAAGCCTGTGTCACCATGCTGCTGGAGTGTGGCATGCAGGAAGAG GGCCTGTTCAGAGTAGCGCCGTCTGCGTCCAAACTGAAGAAGCTCAAGGCGTCTCTCGACTGTGGGGTTATGGACGTTCAGGAGTATTCTGTAGACCCTCACGCCATCGCAG GTGCTTTGAAATCCTACCTACGGGAACTCCCTGAGCCACTGATGACCTTTGAACTTTACGACGAATGGATTCAAGCTTCCAA CATTCAAGACCAGGACAAGAGACTCCAAGCCCTCCTCACAGCCTGCGAGAAACTACCCCTGGCCAACGGCAACAACTTCAA GTATTTAGTCAAGTTCCTCGCCAAATTGGATGACTACCAGGACGAAAATAAAATGACCCCTGGGAATATTGCAATTGTCTTAGGCCCCAACCTGCTGTGGACAACACAGGAAGG gaacATTACAGAGATGATGACCACTGTGTCCCTGCAGATCGTAGGCATCATTGAGCCCATCATCCAGCACGCTGACTGGTTCTTCCCTGGAG agATTGAGTTTAATGTCACAGGAAACTATGGCAGCCCGGTCCACACCAATCACAACGCCAACTACAGCTCCATGCCCTCTCCGGATATGGACCATTCAGACCGCAAGCACAATGATCAGAGCCGACGCCCACTCAGTGTGGCCACCGATAATATGATGCTGGAGTTCTATAAGAAGGATGG CATGGGGGTCAGGGTGATGGACACTTCTTGGGTGTCGCGCAGGGGCTCGTCGTCAGCGCGTAAAAGCTCCTCCACGCCCCTAGGTGTACAGCCCCCCCTCCCACCCTCAGACGCTCTCATACCTGAGCAGGGGGAGATCTCTGCGTCCCCCTCCCCAACCCTTCCTCCCGCTAGCAGTGACCGTGCCAG CTCCGATGACGCGTTGGACTCCTGTTATGCCTACCCTTCCCCGGAAGAGGAGAGGCCCCCTCCCCCttacccctcttcctcctcttgctACCCGCCTCTTCACCATTTCTACCCCCGAGCACCGCAGTGTGCGCGCCCTGTCGCCCCCGGTCCAGAGTCCGTGCCCCCTGGGCCATCGCCCCCACCTCCCCCCCGCTGGTCTTGCTACAGCCCTCCCCCACTGCCCCCCTCTtcgtgtccctctccctccctccagcagcTTGATATAAACTCTAACCCCAAGCCCTGCTCCCTGCACCTCCCCAAACAGAGCTCCCTGGCCGAAGCTCCGCATGCGCCCCCACCGTTAGAAACTAACGTCTCCCCTCTCTACATCAAAATCCCCCTCGTGCTAACCCGACACGACCCGTCCCTCGGTCCCCACACCTCTAACCTCCCCCTGTCCGCACCTCCTCCGTGGGCCGCCTGTGCCTGTAGCCGAGAGAGAGGAGCCAAGCTGACTAG TACTCTGAAGAACAATGAGCTGTCTCCAGTGATTGGACAGAAGGGCTTCCAGGGAACGGCACTCTCTGGTGGGCTGTCACAGCACTCTTCTGACCATAGCCCTCACACCCTGAGAAGAG CTAAGAAGCTGGCCCCCATCCCACCTAAACCCTACTCTCAGTCTGGGGGAATGTCGGACCAGTCTACAGGTCAGCCGTCTCCAGTCAGCCTGTCCCCCACCCCTCCTAGTACCCCCTCCCTGTACGGCTTCAGCTACCCCCAGGGCTACGCCACCATCGGCTCCCCGGGACAGGCCCAGACcgccaccccctctctctcctcccctccctcgctAGCCGGCACCCTCACCAAGGCTAGGCCCACTCCCAAGCCTCCTCGGCAGAGGCCCAGCCTACCCCCGCCGCAGCCCCCCAGCACCCCTGGCTCCAGCCCCCAACCTCTTGAGCACGGTGGCGGCCTTCTGGATGGATTGTCTCCTGGAGAGAGCATGTCCACAG ACTCTTTCTGCAACCTGGATATCCCCATCATTAACGTAGAACTGGATGGCATCTTTGATGAGCCCAAGATGGCCCCCTACAGGAACTCAGTGGCGGTTGTCCGGTCAACCCCTAAGGCCGAGTCAGAGGAAGAGTCTGAGAGCACGATACTATGA
- the LOC109865204 gene encoding rho GTPase-activating protein 44 isoform X4, translating to MKKQFNRMRQLANQTVGRAEKTEVLSEDLLQVEKRLELVKQVSHSTHKKLTACLQGQQGVDVEKRSVRSPSKKLPLTTLAQCLVEGAAVLGDDSLLGKMLKLCGETQEKMAQELILFEFTIDRDVVDPLYELAEVEIPNIQKQRKQLAKLVLDMDSARTRFHQSSKSGMSSNVQPGAKGEHLREEMEEAANRMEICRDQLSADMYNFVAKEIDYASYFQALIEVQAQYHRKSLELLQNILPQIKAHQETWVEKPCYGKPLEEHLALSGRDIAFPIEACVTMLLECGMQEEGLFRVAPSASKLKKLKASLDCGVMDVQEYSVDPHAIAGALKSYLRELPEPLMTFELYDEWIQASNIQDQDKRLQALLTACEKLPLANGNNFKYLVKFLAKLDDYQDENKMTPGNIAIVLGPNLLWTTQEGNITEMMTTVSLQIVGIIEPIIQHADWFFPGEIEFNVTGNYGSPVHTNHNANYSSMPSPDMDHSDRKHNDQSRRPLSVATDNMMLEFYKKDGSVRKIQSMGVRVMDTSWVSRRGSSSARKSSSTPLGVQPPLPPSDALIPEQGEISASPSPTLPPASSDRASTLKNNELSPVIGQKGFQGTALSGGLSQHSSDHSPHTLRRAKKLAPIPPKPYSQSGGMSDQSTGQPSPVSLSPTPPSTPSLYGFSYPQGYATIGSPGQAQTATPSLSSPPSLAGTLTKARPTPKPPRQRPSLPPPQPPSTPGSSPQPLEHGGGLLDGLSPGESMSTDSFCNLDIPIINVELDGIFDEPKMAPYRNSVAVVRSTPKAESEEESESTIL from the exons AGCTGAAAAAACTGAAGTATTAAGTGAAGATCTGCTACAG GTGGAGAAGCGGCTGGAGCTGGTCAAACAGGTGTCCCACAGCACCCACAAGAAGCTGACTGCCTGTCTGCAGGGCCAACAGGGGGTGGATGTGGAGAAAAGGTCTGTCAGATCGCCCTCG AAAAAGCTGCCCCTTACAACGCTAGCGCAATGCCTGGTGGAGGGAGCTGCAGTGTTGGGCGATGACTCACTATTGGG GAAGATGCTAAAACTGTGTGGCGAGACACAGGAGAAGATGGCTCAAGAGCTCATCCTGTTTGAGTTCACCATTGACAGAGACGTGGTGGACCCCCTGTACGAACTAGCCGAG GTGGAAATCCCCAACATCCAGAAACAAAGGAAACAATTAGCAAAACTGGTTCTGGACATGGATTCGGCACGCACAAG gTTCCACCAGTCCTCCAAATCGGGTATGTCCAGCAACGTGCAGCCAGGGGCCAAGGGCGAGCACCTCAGGGAAGAGATGGAAGAGGCAGCCAATCGAATGGAGATCTGTCGA GATCAATTATCAGCAGACATGTACAATTTTGTGGCCAAAGAAATCGACTATGCAAGCTACTTTCAGGCA ttgATAGAGGTGCAGGCACAGTACCACAGGAAGTCGTTAGAGCTCCTCCAGAATATTCTGCCTCAGATTAAAGCCCACCAGG agacctgggtggagaAGCCGTGCTATGGGAAACCCTTAGAGGAGCACCTAGCCCTCAGCGGACGGGACATTGCCTTTCCTATTGAAGCCTGTGTCACCATGCTGCTGGAGTGTGGCATGCAGGAAGAG GGCCTGTTCAGAGTAGCGCCGTCTGCGTCCAAACTGAAGAAGCTCAAGGCGTCTCTCGACTGTGGGGTTATGGACGTTCAGGAGTATTCTGTAGACCCTCACGCCATCGCAG GTGCTTTGAAATCCTACCTACGGGAACTCCCTGAGCCACTGATGACCTTTGAACTTTACGACGAATGGATTCAAGCTTCCAA CATTCAAGACCAGGACAAGAGACTCCAAGCCCTCCTCACAGCCTGCGAGAAACTACCCCTGGCCAACGGCAACAACTTCAA GTATTTAGTCAAGTTCCTCGCCAAATTGGATGACTACCAGGACGAAAATAAAATGACCCCTGGGAATATTGCAATTGTCTTAGGCCCCAACCTGCTGTGGACAACACAGGAAGG gaacATTACAGAGATGATGACCACTGTGTCCCTGCAGATCGTAGGCATCATTGAGCCCATCATCCAGCACGCTGACTGGTTCTTCCCTGGAG agATTGAGTTTAATGTCACAGGAAACTATGGCAGCCCGGTCCACACCAATCACAACGCCAACTACAGCTCCATGCCCTCTCCGGATATGGACCATTCAGACCGCAAGCACAATGATCAGAGCCGACGCCCACTCAGTGTGGCCACCGATAATATGATGCTGGAGTTCTATAAGAAGGATGG CAGCGTTAGGAAAATTCAAAG CATGGGGGTCAGGGTGATGGACACTTCTTGGGTGTCGCGCAGGGGCTCGTCGTCAGCGCGTAAAAGCTCCTCCACGCCCCTAGGTGTACAGCCCCCCCTCCCACCCTCAGACGCTCTCATACCTGAGCAGGGGGAGATCTCTGCGTCCCCCTCCCCAACCCTTCCTCCCGCTAGCAGTGACCGTGCCAG TACTCTGAAGAACAATGAGCTGTCTCCAGTGATTGGACAGAAGGGCTTCCAGGGAACGGCACTCTCTGGTGGGCTGTCACAGCACTCTTCTGACCATAGCCCTCACACCCTGAGAAGAG CTAAGAAGCTGGCCCCCATCCCACCTAAACCCTACTCTCAGTCTGGGGGAATGTCGGACCAGTCTACAGGTCAGCCGTCTCCAGTCAGCCTGTCCCCCACCCCTCCTAGTACCCCCTCCCTGTACGGCTTCAGCTACCCCCAGGGCTACGCCACCATCGGCTCCCCGGGACAGGCCCAGACcgccaccccctctctctcctcccctccctcgctAGCCGGCACCCTCACCAAGGCTAGGCCCACTCCCAAGCCTCCTCGGCAGAGGCCCAGCCTACCCCCGCCGCAGCCCCCCAGCACCCCTGGCTCCAGCCCCCAACCTCTTGAGCACGGTGGCGGCCTTCTGGATGGATTGTCTCCTGGAGAGAGCATGTCCACAG ACTCTTTCTGCAACCTGGATATCCCCATCATTAACGTAGAACTGGATGGCATCTTTGATGAGCCCAAGATGGCCCCCTACAGGAACTCAGTGGCGGTTGTCCGGTCAACCCCTAAGGCCGAGTCAGAGGAAGAGTCTGAGAGCACGATACTATGA
- the LOC109865204 gene encoding rho GTPase-activating protein 44 isoform X1 — protein MKKQFNRMRQLANQTVGRAEKTEVLSEDLLQVEKRLELVKQVSHSTHKKLTACLQGQQGVDVEKRSVRSPSKKLPLTTLAQCLVEGAAVLGDDSLLGKMLKLCGETQEKMAQELILFEFTIDRDVVDPLYELAEVEIPNIQKQRKQLAKLVLDMDSARTRFHQSSKSGMSSNVQPGAKGEHLREEMEEAANRMEICRDQLSADMYNFVAKEIDYASYFQALIEVQAQYHRKSLELLQNILPQIKAHQETWVEKPCYGKPLEEHLALSGRDIAFPIEACVTMLLECGMQEEGLFRVAPSASKLKKLKASLDCGVMDVQEYSVDPHAIAGALKSYLRELPEPLMTFELYDEWIQASNIQDQDKRLQALLTACEKLPLANGNNFKYLVKFLAKLDDYQDENKMTPGNIAIVLGPNLLWTTQEGNITEMMTTVSLQIVGIIEPIIQHADWFFPGEIEFNVTGNYGSPVHTNHNANYSSMPSPDMDHSDRKHNDQSRRPLSVATDNMMLEFYKKDGSVRKIQSMGVRVMDTSWVSRRGSSSARKSSSTPLGVQPPLPPSDALIPEQGEISASPSPTLPPASSDRASSDDALDSCYAYPSPEEERPPPPYPSSSSCYPPLHHFYPRAPQCARPVAPGPESVPPGPSPPPPPRWSCYSPPPLPPSSCPSPSLQQLDINSNPKPCSLHLPKQSSLAEAPHAPPPLETNVSPLYIKIPLVLTRHDPSLGPHTSNLPLSAPPPWAACACSRERGAKLTSTLKNNELSPVIGQKGFQGTALSGGLSQHSSDHSPHTLRRAKKLAPIPPKPYSQSGGMSDQSTGQPSPVSLSPTPPSTPSLYGFSYPQGYATIGSPGQAQTATPSLSSPPSLAGTLTKARPTPKPPRQRPSLPPPQPPSTPGSSPQPLEHGGGLLDGLSPGESMSTDSFCNLDIPIINVELDGIFDEPKMAPYRNSVAVVRSTPKAESEEESESTIL, from the exons AGCTGAAAAAACTGAAGTATTAAGTGAAGATCTGCTACAG GTGGAGAAGCGGCTGGAGCTGGTCAAACAGGTGTCCCACAGCACCCACAAGAAGCTGACTGCCTGTCTGCAGGGCCAACAGGGGGTGGATGTGGAGAAAAGGTCTGTCAGATCGCCCTCG AAAAAGCTGCCCCTTACAACGCTAGCGCAATGCCTGGTGGAGGGAGCTGCAGTGTTGGGCGATGACTCACTATTGGG GAAGATGCTAAAACTGTGTGGCGAGACACAGGAGAAGATGGCTCAAGAGCTCATCCTGTTTGAGTTCACCATTGACAGAGACGTGGTGGACCCCCTGTACGAACTAGCCGAG GTGGAAATCCCCAACATCCAGAAACAAAGGAAACAATTAGCAAAACTGGTTCTGGACATGGATTCGGCACGCACAAG gTTCCACCAGTCCTCCAAATCGGGTATGTCCAGCAACGTGCAGCCAGGGGCCAAGGGCGAGCACCTCAGGGAAGAGATGGAAGAGGCAGCCAATCGAATGGAGATCTGTCGA GATCAATTATCAGCAGACATGTACAATTTTGTGGCCAAAGAAATCGACTATGCAAGCTACTTTCAGGCA ttgATAGAGGTGCAGGCACAGTACCACAGGAAGTCGTTAGAGCTCCTCCAGAATATTCTGCCTCAGATTAAAGCCCACCAGG agacctgggtggagaAGCCGTGCTATGGGAAACCCTTAGAGGAGCACCTAGCCCTCAGCGGACGGGACATTGCCTTTCCTATTGAAGCCTGTGTCACCATGCTGCTGGAGTGTGGCATGCAGGAAGAG GGCCTGTTCAGAGTAGCGCCGTCTGCGTCCAAACTGAAGAAGCTCAAGGCGTCTCTCGACTGTGGGGTTATGGACGTTCAGGAGTATTCTGTAGACCCTCACGCCATCGCAG GTGCTTTGAAATCCTACCTACGGGAACTCCCTGAGCCACTGATGACCTTTGAACTTTACGACGAATGGATTCAAGCTTCCAA CATTCAAGACCAGGACAAGAGACTCCAAGCCCTCCTCACAGCCTGCGAGAAACTACCCCTGGCCAACGGCAACAACTTCAA GTATTTAGTCAAGTTCCTCGCCAAATTGGATGACTACCAGGACGAAAATAAAATGACCCCTGGGAATATTGCAATTGTCTTAGGCCCCAACCTGCTGTGGACAACACAGGAAGG gaacATTACAGAGATGATGACCACTGTGTCCCTGCAGATCGTAGGCATCATTGAGCCCATCATCCAGCACGCTGACTGGTTCTTCCCTGGAG agATTGAGTTTAATGTCACAGGAAACTATGGCAGCCCGGTCCACACCAATCACAACGCCAACTACAGCTCCATGCCCTCTCCGGATATGGACCATTCAGACCGCAAGCACAATGATCAGAGCCGACGCCCACTCAGTGTGGCCACCGATAATATGATGCTGGAGTTCTATAAGAAGGATGG CAGCGTTAGGAAAATTCAAAG CATGGGGGTCAGGGTGATGGACACTTCTTGGGTGTCGCGCAGGGGCTCGTCGTCAGCGCGTAAAAGCTCCTCCACGCCCCTAGGTGTACAGCCCCCCCTCCCACCCTCAGACGCTCTCATACCTGAGCAGGGGGAGATCTCTGCGTCCCCCTCCCCAACCCTTCCTCCCGCTAGCAGTGACCGTGCCAG CTCCGATGACGCGTTGGACTCCTGTTATGCCTACCCTTCCCCGGAAGAGGAGAGGCCCCCTCCCCCttacccctcttcctcctcttgctACCCGCCTCTTCACCATTTCTACCCCCGAGCACCGCAGTGTGCGCGCCCTGTCGCCCCCGGTCCAGAGTCCGTGCCCCCTGGGCCATCGCCCCCACCTCCCCCCCGCTGGTCTTGCTACAGCCCTCCCCCACTGCCCCCCTCTtcgtgtccctctccctccctccagcagcTTGATATAAACTCTAACCCCAAGCCCTGCTCCCTGCACCTCCCCAAACAGAGCTCCCTGGCCGAAGCTCCGCATGCGCCCCCACCGTTAGAAACTAACGTCTCCCCTCTCTACATCAAAATCCCCCTCGTGCTAACCCGACACGACCCGTCCCTCGGTCCCCACACCTCTAACCTCCCCCTGTCCGCACCTCCTCCGTGGGCCGCCTGTGCCTGTAGCCGAGAGAGAGGAGCCAAGCTGACTAG TACTCTGAAGAACAATGAGCTGTCTCCAGTGATTGGACAGAAGGGCTTCCAGGGAACGGCACTCTCTGGTGGGCTGTCACAGCACTCTTCTGACCATAGCCCTCACACCCTGAGAAGAG CTAAGAAGCTGGCCCCCATCCCACCTAAACCCTACTCTCAGTCTGGGGGAATGTCGGACCAGTCTACAGGTCAGCCGTCTCCAGTCAGCCTGTCCCCCACCCCTCCTAGTACCCCCTCCCTGTACGGCTTCAGCTACCCCCAGGGCTACGCCACCATCGGCTCCCCGGGACAGGCCCAGACcgccaccccctctctctcctcccctccctcgctAGCCGGCACCCTCACCAAGGCTAGGCCCACTCCCAAGCCTCCTCGGCAGAGGCCCAGCCTACCCCCGCCGCAGCCCCCCAGCACCCCTGGCTCCAGCCCCCAACCTCTTGAGCACGGTGGCGGCCTTCTGGATGGATTGTCTCCTGGAGAGAGCATGTCCACAG ACTCTTTCTGCAACCTGGATATCCCCATCATTAACGTAGAACTGGATGGCATCTTTGATGAGCCCAAGATGGCCCCCTACAGGAACTCAGTGGCGGTTGTCCGGTCAACCCCTAAGGCCGAGTCAGAGGAAGAGTCTGAGAGCACGATACTATGA